One Fundidesulfovibrio soli genomic region harbors:
- a CDS encoding ACP S-malonyltransferase: MGRDLAEADADSMELWKTAEKVSGLKLRDIYWDGDDASMADTRNLQPAMTVTTLNLWRTVARKISPMGMAGHSLGEYAALAAAGALPAPQVLELVSLRGRLMAEAGGSDGAMAAILKVSLADVESIVARAAEATGGTLLVANYNTPGQYVISGRKDAVDQAAGLCKEVKGRAIPLAVSGAFHSPMMAEAAAELAKVLEKADWRAPSVPVYCNVSGAAEADPMALRGLLSRQMTSSVRWIDTVGALYAGGARHFVELGPKGVLTKMVKPNLEGKDDFTAVSVASLEAAQAYQPC; the protein is encoded by the coding sequence ATGGGCCGCGACCTGGCCGAAGCCGACGCCGACAGCATGGAGCTGTGGAAGACCGCCGAGAAGGTCTCCGGCCTGAAGCTGCGCGACATATATTGGGACGGCGACGACGCCTCCATGGCCGACACCCGCAACCTCCAGCCCGCCATGACCGTGACCACCCTGAACCTCTGGCGCACGGTGGCCAGGAAGATTTCCCCCATGGGCATGGCCGGGCACAGCCTGGGCGAATACGCCGCCCTGGCCGCCGCAGGTGCGCTGCCCGCACCCCAGGTGCTGGAGCTGGTCAGCCTGCGCGGCAGGCTCATGGCCGAGGCCGGGGGCTCCGACGGGGCCATGGCCGCCATTCTCAAGGTCTCCCTGGCAGACGTGGAGTCCATCGTGGCCCGCGCCGCCGAAGCCACGGGCGGCACCCTGCTGGTGGCCAACTACAACACCCCCGGACAGTACGTGATTTCCGGCCGCAAGGACGCCGTGGACCAGGCCGCCGGGCTCTGCAAGGAAGTGAAGGGCCGGGCCATCCCCCTGGCGGTGAGCGGCGCGTTCCACTCCCCCATGATGGCCGAAGCCGCCGCCGAACTGGCCAAGGTGCTGGAGAAGGCCGACTGGCGCGCCCCCTCCGTGCCGGTGTACTGCAACGTCTCGGGCGCGGCTGAGGCCGATCCCATGGCGCTGAGGGGCCTGCTTTCCCGCCAGATGACCTCCTCCGTGCGCTGGATCGACACCGTCGGCGCGCTCTACGCCGGCGGCGCGCGCCACTTCGTGGAGCTTGGCCCCAAGGGCGTGCTGACCAAGATGGTCAAGCCCAACCTGGAGGGCAAGGACGACTTCACCGCCGTCTCCGTGGCCAGCCTGGAGGCCGCGCAGGCCTACCAGCCCTGCTGA
- the argS gene encoding arginine--tRNA ligase yields MRAITHLKSLLESILSEMGAPWPEKATIEPPKDKKFGDMACNVAMLTAGKLNKKPRDLAEELRAALLAADPSLSKVEVAGPGFLNVTFAPAFWQSTVAQILEEADAYGKQDTGKGRKVQVEYVSANPTGPLHIGHGRGAAVGDSLARLLRATGHEVSTEYYINDAGRQMRLLGMSIWVRLLEVLEKPVTYPEDWYKGDYIIDLAREVIALHGAAIADMDPEKAQDICYEYGMKSILDGIKKDLAEFRVEHQVWFSEKSLVAGGEVESTLAELHEKGLAYDQEGALWMATSRFGDDKDRVLRKSTGELTYFASDIAYHANKYRRGFDTVVDIWGADHHGYVPRMKAAVQAVGRDPEDLKVILVQLVNLLRGGEQIAMSTRAGQFETLADVCAETGVDAARFMFLSRKSDSHLDFDLELVKQRTMDNPVYYVQYAHARICSLFAKAEERGVAMPQPSPELLARLDTPEDLDLLRMLEQYPDTLASAAQTMSPHVVSFYLRELAGLLHRYYTAHPVLAAPDQELMAARMLILAAVAQVVRNGLDLLGVAAPEKM; encoded by the coding sequence ATGCGCGCAATCACCCATCTCAAGTCGCTTCTGGAATCCATTCTCTCCGAAATGGGCGCACCCTGGCCCGAGAAGGCCACCATCGAGCCCCCCAAGGACAAGAAGTTCGGCGACATGGCCTGCAACGTGGCCATGCTCACGGCGGGGAAGCTTAACAAGAAGCCCCGCGACCTGGCCGAGGAGCTGCGCGCGGCCCTGCTGGCGGCCGACCCCTCGCTCTCCAAGGTGGAGGTGGCCGGGCCGGGCTTCCTCAACGTCACCTTCGCGCCCGCCTTCTGGCAGAGCACGGTGGCGCAGATTCTCGAAGAAGCCGACGCTTACGGCAAGCAGGATACGGGCAAGGGCCGCAAGGTGCAGGTGGAGTACGTGTCCGCCAACCCCACCGGCCCGCTGCACATCGGGCACGGGCGCGGCGCGGCCGTGGGCGACAGCCTGGCCAGGCTGCTTCGGGCCACCGGGCACGAAGTCTCCACCGAATATTACATCAACGACGCGGGCCGCCAGATGCGCCTTTTGGGCATGTCCATCTGGGTGCGCCTGCTGGAAGTGCTGGAGAAGCCTGTCACCTACCCCGAGGACTGGTACAAGGGCGACTACATCATCGACCTGGCCCGCGAGGTCATCGCCCTGCACGGGGCCGCCATCGCGGACATGGACCCCGAGAAGGCCCAGGACATCTGCTACGAGTACGGCATGAAGTCCATCCTGGACGGCATCAAGAAGGATCTGGCCGAGTTCCGCGTGGAGCACCAGGTCTGGTTCTCGGAGAAGTCCCTGGTGGCCGGGGGCGAGGTGGAATCCACCTTGGCCGAGCTGCACGAGAAGGGCCTGGCCTACGACCAGGAGGGCGCGCTCTGGATGGCCACCTCCCGCTTCGGGGACGACAAGGACCGCGTGCTGCGCAAGTCCACCGGGGAGCTGACCTATTTCGCCTCCGACATCGCCTACCACGCCAACAAGTACCGCCGGGGCTTCGACACCGTGGTGGACATCTGGGGCGCCGACCACCACGGCTACGTACCGCGCATGAAGGCCGCCGTGCAGGCCGTGGGCCGCGACCCCGAGGACCTCAAGGTCATCCTGGTGCAGCTGGTGAACCTGCTGCGCGGAGGCGAGCAGATCGCCATGTCCACGCGCGCGGGCCAGTTCGAGACCCTGGCCGACGTCTGCGCCGAGACGGGCGTTGACGCGGCGCGCTTCATGTTCCTCTCCCGCAAGTCCGACAGCCACCTGGACTTCGACCTGGAGCTGGTCAAGCAGCGCACCATGGACAACCCCGTCTATTACGTGCAGTACGCCCACGCCCGCATCTGCTCACTGTTCGCCAAGGCCGAAGAGCGCGGCGTGGCCATGCCCCAGCCCTCCCCGGAGCTGCTGGCCCGCCTGGACACCCCCGAAGACCTTGACCTGCTGCGCATGCTGGAGCAGTATCCCGACACCCTGGCCAGCGCCGCCCAGACCATGAGCCCCCACGTGGTGAGCTTTTACCTGCGCGAGCTGGCCGGCCTGCTGCACAGATACTATACGGCCCACCCGGTGCTGGCCGCTCCCGACCAGGAGCTCATGGCCGCGAGGATGCTCATCCTGGCGGCGGTGGCCCAGGTCGTGCGCAACGGCCTTGATCTGCTGGGTGTGGCCGCCCCGGAAAAAATGTAG